In the genome of Campylobacter concisus, the window GCTGATAAATGAATTTAGCAAGGTCGAGCAGCTCCTTTCTAAAAGCTACGCACTAAACTACCAAGAGTGCCATTTCTCGCTCATTTTAGAGCAGGTGCAGGATATGCTCATGCTTGATAAATTTGAAGAGCGAGTGAGCTGTGATATCAGAGACGATGTCATTTTAAGAGTGGATTTTCAGCTTTTTAGTTTGGCGATTAAAAATTTGATAGACAATGCCCTAAAATACGCAGAGGATAAAAAGGCTATTTTGATCTGCGATAGCGAATTTATAGCGGTTAAAAATTTAGGCAAAAAGCTAAATCACCCGATTGACTACTACAAACAAGCTTTTGTGCGTGGCGATAAGGTGAGTGCAGGAAGTGGTATGGGGCTTGGACTTTATATCATCGAGCAAATTTGTCAGATGCAAAAATTTGAGCTTGCCTACGACTACGAGGATGGCTATCATGTATTTAAAATTTTACTTAGATCAAAGGCGAAGCGAGTATGAAAAGAGGCTTAGAAAAATTTAACGAGCTAACTGAGTCTTTTGCCAAGTTGCCAGGCGTTGGTAAAAAATCAGCCGCAAGGTTTGCCTATTTTGTCTGCATGCAAGATAGCTTTGCGGGGTTAAGACTCGCTCAAAATATCGAAGACGCGGTGAGGTTTATCAAACGCTGTGAGCGTTGCGGTGGGCTAAGTGAAAATGAAATTTGTGATATTTGCAGCGATGAGAGCAGGGATAGTGAGGTTATATTGCTGGTTGAGAGTCCAAAAGATATCTTAGTTTTTGAGCAAAATGGAATTTATAACGGTCTTTACTTCGTGCTTGACGAGATCGACGAGGACACCATAGAGAGGCTGCGAAGTGCGATCAAACAAAATGGCTCAAAAGAGGTCGTTTTTGCCTTTACGCCAGGGCTAAATTCAGACGCGCTCATGCTTTACGTCGAGGATAAGCTAGGGATGAGTGAAATTTCATTTAGCAAGATCGCTCAGGGCGTGCCAACTGGTGTAAATTTAGAAAATGTCGACATGCTTTCACTTTTAAAAGCCTACGAAAGCCGTACAAAAGCCTAATTAAACTTTCTTTTAGTTATAATTTTGCCTAAATTTATAGAAATTTAGCCAAGGCTCAACCGCTGCTAAATTTAAAGGATATAGGTTGATTTTACTCATAGATAATTACGATAGTTTTGTTTTTAATGTTGAGCAATATGTAAAAGAGCTTACAGATGAAGAGGTTAGATGCGTTAGAAATGACAAGATCACGCTTGACGAGATCAAAAAACTAAACCCAAGCAAGATCATTTTAAGCCCAGGGCCAAAGCACCCAAAAGATAGCGGAGTTTGTTTAGAAATTCTAAAAGCCGGCCTTGGCGTGCCGGTGCTTGGAATTTGCCTTGGACATCAAGCTATAGGTCTTAGTTTTGGTGCAAAGATAAAAAGACTAGATGACCCACTTCACGGCAAAACCTCGTTTATTGACGTGAAAAACAAAGAGCCACTTTTTGCTGGGCTACCTGAGCGCTTTGAGGTTATGCGCTACCACTCGCTTTATGTCGATGAGCTACCAGAGTGTCTAAGTGCTGACGCTATAAGCGATGATGGCGTCGTAATGGCACTTAGCGTAAAAGACAAGCCGATCTTTGGCATTCAGTTTCACCCTGAGAGCTACTTTACGCAATACGGCAAAAAGATCGTTGAAAATTTTGTAAATTATAAGGCAAAAGATGAGGTTAAAGAGCCAAAAATTCGCTCTCTTAAGCCATATCTTATCAAGCTTCAAGAGAGCATACCGCTTGATGATAGCGACTTTGAGCAAATTTGCGAGATAATAGCTAGTAAAGAGTACGAGATCGTGCAGCTTTCGGCACTTTTGGTGCTTATAAGCGAAAAGAGTCTCTATCCAAAAAGCCTCGCTGCGCTTGCAAAAAATATCCTAAAATACTCGCAAACTTACCGCGATGACACGCCTATGATCGATCTTTGCGGCACTGGGGGCGATGGCTTTAAGACGATAAATATCTCAACAACTGTGGCATTTATCCTTGCAAGCCTTGGCATAAAGGTCGCAAAGCACGGCAACAAGGCAGTTTCAAGCAAGTCAGGTAGCTCTGATGTGCTTGAAATTTTAGGCGTAAAAAGTGAAAAATCACTGGCAAAACAGCGTGAAAATTTAGCTAGTAAAAATTTAGCCTTTTTTCATGCGCCATTTTTCCATCCGCTAGTTGGCGAGGTGAGAGAGGTGCGCCAAAGACTTGGCATAAGAACCGTATTTAACGTGCTTGGACCTCTTTTAAATCCAAATTTAAACCTTACAAACCAGCTAGTTGGTGTCTATCATAAGCCCGTTCTAAAACTCTACGCCCAGACGCTTAAGATCCTTGGTAGAAAGCACGCTTTGGTCGTTCGCGGCGATGACGGACTAGACGAGATCACGCTTTGTAGTGAAACAAGCGTTGTGGAGCTAAAAAATGGTGAAATTTTTGAATACAGCATCACGCCAGAGCAGTTTGGCTTTAAAAGAGCGCTTCACAGCGACATCGAGGGTGGCACACCTGAAGAGAACGCCAAAACCTTGATCCGCACGCTAAAAGGCGAGGAGCAGGGGGCGAAATTTGACATCGTGGTCTTTAACGCGATGTTTGCACTCTACGTGGCTGATGGCGCAAAGAGCCCAGACGAGGCTAAAAAATGGTTTTAGAGGCTATAAATTCAGGCAAGGCGTATAAATTTTATGAAGAGTTTATAAAGGCGCAAGCGTAATGGCGCTAGTTAAAATTTGTGGCATCAAAACGCTAGATGAGGCGAGTGCGGTTTGTGCTTTGGATGTTGATTTTATAGGGCTGATATTTGCTAAAAGTAAAAGAAAGGTCGATATAAATTTAGCTAGGCAGATAGCGAAATTTGCTCACAGCAAGGGCAAAAAAGTAGTTGGTGTTTTTGCTGAGCAAAGTGAGTGCGAGATAATGGAAATTTGCCAGTTTACAGGGCTTGACGTGGCTCAGGTACACGGAGCAGTCAGTGAAAATTTGCATGCAAATTTAAAAGATATGGGGCTTGAGATTTGGCAGGTTTTTAGCGTAAAAGATAGCTTGCCGGAGGTTGATTTTAAGTATTTTGACATGGCGCTTTTTGACTGCAAGGGCGAAAATGCTGGTGGAAATGGCACTAGCTTTGAGTGGGAAATTTTAAAAGAGCTTAAGTTTAAATTTGGCATGGCTGGGGGCATAGGCGAGCACAACATAAAAGAGGCGCTCAAATTTAAGCCATATCTAGTCGATATCAACTCCAAAGTCGAGGACGAAAACGGCATAAAAGACGCGCAAAAGATAGAGATAATTTTAAAGATCATAGGTGAGGTAGAAGATGAATAGTAAAGCATATTTTGGAAAATTTGGCGGGCAGTTCGTGCCCGAGACGGTGATGTTTGCCCTTGATGAGCTGGAAAGCGCCTATGCTAGCATCGCAAAGACAAAAGAGTTTAAAGACGAGCTTGATGATCTGCTTAAAAATTATGTGGGTAGGCCTAGTCCGCTTTTTTTCGCAAAGCGCCTAAGCGAGCACTACGGGCATGAAATTTACCTAAAAAGAGAGGATCTAAACCACACGGGCGCACATAAGATAAATAACGCCCTAGCTCAAGCACTACTTGCTAAAAAAATGGGTAAAAAGAAAATTTTAGCTGAGACTGGAGCTGGTCAGCATGGTGTGGCGACAGCGACCGCGGCGGCACTTTTGGGTTTAGAATGTGACGTATATATGGGTGCGACAGACGTGGCTAGACAGCAGCTAAATGCCTTTCGCATGCAGCTTCTTGGAGCAAAAGTGGTGAGTGTAGAAGATGGCTTAAAAACTCTAAAAGAGGCGACTACGGCGGCCATACAAGCGTGGGTAAATGAGATAGAGAGCGCATTTTACGTCATCGGCTCAGCCGTTGGCCCACACCCGTATCCAAAGATCGTGCGTGACTTCCAAAGCATCATTGGCACAGAGGCCAAAGCCCAGCTTGCAGAGTATGGCAAAAAGGCTGACTACGTCATAGCCTGCGTTGGCGGCGGCAGTAATGCTATTGGCATTTTTAGTGCGTTTTTGGACGATGAGAGTGTAAATTTAGTAGGTATAGAGGCTGGTGGCCTTGGTGTGGAGACGCCTTATCACGCAGCTACGCTTAGCAAAGGCAAAACCGGCATCATCCACGGCATGAAAACGACTGTGTTGCAAGATGAATACGGTATGATCTCGCCAGTTCACAGCATCTCAGCAGGCTTAGACTACCCAGGCATCGGTCCAGAGCATGCTCATCTAAACGACATCAAAAGGGTAAAATATGAAGCCGTAACCGACGATGAGTGCATAAATGCGTTGTATTTTCTAAGCAAGATGGAGGGCATCATCCCAGCCATCGAGAGTGCGCATGCACTAGCGTATCTAGAGAAGCTTTGCCCAAAACTTGATAAAAAAAGCGTCATCGTCGCAAACATCTCAGGCAGGGGCGATAAGGATATAACACAGTTATCGGCTACGAAAAAGGAAAAATTTATGGATAAGATCAAAAGCGCATTTAGTGGCAAAAAAGCAAACATCGGCTACATCGTGGCTGGATATCCAAGCTTAGAAAAAACGAAGGAATTTTTAGAAAATTTAGATGAGAGTACGCTTGATCTAGTAGAGATCGGCATCCCTTACTCTGATCCGTTGGCTGATGGCAAACTCATCGCGCAAGCTAGCTTTGAGACGGTGCAAAATGGCGTAAATACCGACGTTGTCTTTGATATGCTTGAGAGTTGTAAGGCAAAAGTGACAAAGCCACTTGTATTTCTGGTTTATTACAACATCATCTTTGCTTATGGCGTTGATAAATTTCTAAAAAGATCAGTTGAGGCTGGAGTTAGCGGCTTTATCGTTCCGGATCTGCCTTGCGAGGAGTGCGAGGAATTTGCTCTAAAATGCAAAGAGCTAAATTTAAGCCTTATACCACTTATCAGCGTCACATCTGGTAGTAGAGCGGATGGAATTTTAAAATTTGGCTCAGGATTTATCTACGCTCTTGGCGCAATCGGCGTTAGCGGTTCAAAAAGGGCTGATGAAGATAGGATAAAAAATTTGGTCCTAGAGCTTAAGAAAAAGAGCGATTTGCCAGTGGCTGTGGGCTTTGGTATAAAAAACAAAGATGATGTTAATGAAGTAAAAAAATATGCTGACGGAGCGATAATAGGTACGCAAATAGTTAAGCTTTGTGCCGAATTTAGCGGTGAAAAGCTAGTAAAAGAGATAGATAAACTCTTTTAAAATGCTTAATAAATTTATAGCTAATTTAGTAAAGCCAAAGTATAATTGAAAATGCATTTCAAGTCTTAAGGAAGAGATATGAGAAAAGTTATAGATGAAGCTACAAGCTATCTTTGCAAGGACACTTTAGGGTTAGATTTAGAAGCTGGCAAGAGCTTGGCAAGGGATTTTATGGAGCTAGCATACCAGTCTATAAGGGCAAGAGCGAGTATCATTTTTACCTATTTTTTAAAAAAGATACTTTGAAAATTTTCATGAATGCCTTTTTTGGTCACGAAGATGTTGATGGTGGTGATCTAGACGATCTTTGTAAAGAGATAGCAAATCAAATCATTGGCAAAGCTAAAAATTTACTAAATGAAAAAGAGCCAAATGCTTATAAGCTTGGAACGCCTGAATTTT includes:
- a CDS encoding recombination protein RecR; protein product: MKRGLEKFNELTESFAKLPGVGKKSAARFAYFVCMQDSFAGLRLAQNIEDAVRFIKRCERCGGLSENEICDICSDESRDSEVILLVESPKDILVFEQNGIYNGLYFVLDEIDEDTIERLRSAIKQNGSKEVVFAFTPGLNSDALMLYVEDKLGMSEISFSKIAQGVPTGVNLENVDMLSLLKAYESRTKA
- a CDS encoding N-(5'-phosphoribosyl)anthranilate isomerase, which codes for MALVKICGIKTLDEASAVCALDVDFIGLIFAKSKRKVDINLARQIAKFAHSKGKKVVGVFAEQSECEIMEICQFTGLDVAQVHGAVSENLHANLKDMGLEIWQVFSVKDSLPEVDFKYFDMALFDCKGENAGGNGTSFEWEILKELKFKFGMAGGIGEHNIKEALKFKPYLVDINSKVEDENGIKDAQKIEIILKIIGEVEDE